One region of Armigeres subalbatus isolate Guangzhou_Male chromosome 3, GZ_Asu_2, whole genome shotgun sequence genomic DNA includes:
- the LOC134222228 gene encoding uncharacterized protein LOC134222228: MEQIPIAVRVEKDGKRMVQSIVSVLKTTNFESIIDQVLNRKLNKTEKIDKVFAGSKSINRDDLFEVDPSTILQDAVTAIGTCTKVLCLMKPTFDPPKQPQNAFDHLMKNAAVVLYPDKKEERDGRSELYNCVVQYLVDKKAGFKRFQKTELQQFMSAFVSALWYLDGQSEKLASAPSVPQLPASFCFTPKTRDTFRMYHGREKKKTLPRMMRTDMIKLFDELDSLCATAILNSKSWLEVQSDVQMLRATYAGYINYLNKVEDRVESQSVDHRCSLLENRSLKL; encoded by the coding sequence ATGGAGCAGATTCCGATTGCTGTTAGGGTGGAAAAGGACGGAAAACGGATGGTGCAATCTATTGTGTCTGTTTTAAAAACAACAAACTTTGAATCAATTATCGACCAAGTTTTGAACAGAAAACTGAACAAAACTGAGAAGATCGATAAAGTATTTGCTGGTAGTAAGTCTATCAATCGTGACGATTTGTTCGAGGTCGACCCGTCAACCATTTTGCAGGATGCTGTGACTGCCATCGGAACTTGCACCAAAGTTTTGTGCCTAATGAAACCAACATTTGACCCACCAAAGCAACCTCAAAACGCATTTgatcatttgatgaaaaatgctGCCGTCGTTTTGTATCCTGATAAAAAGGAAGAACGAGACGGTCGGTCAGAGCTATACAACTGTGTTGTACAATACTTGGTGGACAAAAAAGCAGGGTTCAAACGCTTCCAGAAAACTGAATTGCAGCAGTTCATGAGTgcatttgtatcggccttatggTACTTAGATGGCCAATCAGAAAAGTTGGCATCAGCTCCAAGTGTTCCACAACTTCCTGCAAGTTTTTGCTTCACTCCGAAGACACGAGATACATTTCGGATGTATCATgggagagaaaaaaagaaaacccTTCCTCGTATGATGCGGACCGATATGATTAAACTATTCGATGAACTGGACTCACTGTGTGCAACGGCGATACTGAATTCGAAATCCTGGTTAGAAGTGCAATCGGATGTGCAAATGCTACGTGCAACGTATGCCGGTTATATCAATTACCTCAACAAAGTGGAAGATCGAGTAGAAAGTCAATCCGTTGATCATCGATGCAGCTTGTTGGAAAATCGGTCTTTAAAACTGTAG
- the LOC134222229 gene encoding uncharacterized protein LOC134222229, which produces MYKELEQQLNSGEAYAPVNLILYAPSERKARYKYIQGLSFDFDVQVYRSFKPNATFVWKLPHLNERSEIQLSNTIVHLEDDIVYRVKADKCKQAAAVFGGIASWTVQKVKEFSQLATDDDPSSSKQDDLDGLKMLIGDGHEIEEVLHIETQQLNSRQGKFDNFWKAAEIVIAEKDLSVAQERRHGTTSWISPLCVSLRDLMDICEEKMNQLYPGCPNNNVPSAEYFRLQFTPRNPRNRTAERYYSRFDIKYGLQVRTLRKAHPDQHYGAKQFQYMKMMAGRFHTSSLVFFLDDKAAILVGFEGAPVSATRRQRSVLKAGLDNRGLNALDHDNIPQHLTPSISIKLISPMDLSNAWHAGQSCIILKDATHLIRLPLFGNFSYRF; this is translated from the exons ATGTATAAAGAACTAGAACAGCAACTTAACAGCGGAGAAGCATACGCTCCTGTTAATTTAATACTGTATGCTCCATCAGAACGCAAAGCACGATATAAGTATATCCAGGGATTAAGTTTCGACTTCGATGTTCAGGTGTATCGATCGTTCAAGCCGAATGCTACGTTCGTGTGGAAACTTCCCCATCTTAATGAACGGTCGGAAATCCAGTTGTCAAATACAATTGTtcatttggaagatgatatcgTTTATCGCGTAAAAGCTGATAAATGCAAACAGGCAGCTGCAGTTTTCGGGGGAATAGCATCGTGGACCGTGCAAAAAGTTAAGGAGTTTAGCCAGTTGGCTACAG ATGATGATCCTAGCAGTTCTAAGCAAGATGACTTGGACGGACTTAAAATGTTAATCGGCGATGGTCATGAAATCGAGGAAGTTTTGCATATTGAAACCCAACAACTGAATTCGAGGCAAGGCAAGTTTGACAATTTCTGGAAAGCTGCTGAAATCGTTATCGCCGAAAAGGATCTATCGGTTGCTCAGGAAAGACGACACGGTACAACTAGCTGGATTTCACCGCTGTGCGTTTCCTTGCGTGATCTGATGGACATATGCGAAGAAAAAATGAATCAGCTTTACCCAGGATGTCCGAACAACAACGTACCCTCAGCTGAGTATTTTCGTCTACAATTTACACCCAGAAACCCACGTAATCGTACCGCTGAAAGGTACTACAGTAGGTTTGATATCAAATATGGATTGCAAGTGCGTACACTACGTAAAGCACATCCCGATCAACATTATGGGGCAAAGCAATTCCAGTACATGAAAATGATGGCAG GTCGTTTTCATACTTCCAGTCTAGTTTTCTTTCTGGATGACAAAGCAGCAATTCTGGTGGGATTTGAAGGCGCTCCAGTCAGCGCTACAAGAAGACAACGTTCAGTTCTTAAAGCAGGCTTGGATAATCGAGGATTGAACGCTTTAGATCACGACAACATACCGCAGCATCTAACCCCTTCGATATCAATTAAACTGATTTCTCCTATGGATTTATCTAATGCTTGGCATGCAGGACAATCGTGCATAATTCTCAAAGACGCTACACACTTAATCAGGCTTCcgctgttcggtaatttttctTACAG